ggattattttatatgtaaattagcaataaatccttaTAAGTgtgtatattttaatatgaaatattactgaaattagacacttatcagtaACGTATATGACCGACCGATGAAGCCCCTTCTTCTTGGCCATGGCTAAACATGAAAGCATATCAGCCCGAGTATTGTGTTCCTGTCAAATGTGCTGGATTGTTACCTCAATAAATCTGGTAATCAAATTCTGAACAAAATGATAGTATCTCTGGAGCAAAGATTCCTTGACTTCGAATTCCCCCTTGAGCTGACCGACAACAAGTTGGGAGTCACTTCTGCAGATAAGCTTTTCAACCTCCAAATCTAAAGCTAGATTGAGACCGGCTACAATGGCTTCATACTCAACCTGGTTGATTGATGTTTTTAATTCAAACTCCAATTATTGCTCGAGAAGAATTCGAGAAGAACGTCACCTGGTCCTTCGAGCACCACCCCTGCACCGCATGGTCTACTATTGGAGGGCCCATCAACATGCAAGATCCATTGGGAGCCCTCCTTTTCGGTCTGACAATGGCTGAGCTCGACTGCAAAATCGACTAAAGCTTCTGATTTAATTCCCCCCTTATTAGTACTGAATTTGAAATTCAGATAAGTCAACAACCCATCTGATCATCCGACCGGCTAAGTCTGGCTTTGCTAATATCTTCATTATCGGATAGTCGTTTTCGATTATGCGATGATTATGAAAATACATGTGCAATCTTTGTGCTATTATGACCAAGGCCAAGACAACCTTCTCGATCTTCTGGTATCAGACCTTAAtgtgaataaaaaatacatgaagatgaccaaggatgttgtacttgaagggtcatctcaagaAGCAAAGAAAGACTTCATCACAAGgaggaatggacaagggccaaagcatttgaagttcttcctattagttttcttaaaataattagcaaaatattgtaaataagttgggctcaattgtaggggtccaaatagtaaaGAATAAACGAAAGTAGAGTAGGTTTTTATGTAGAACATAAAAGGAAGGTGTAGTTATAGATATAAGGGGTGCTAATGTAcaaagataagtcacaccttccatgtgacataaaaagaaggtttaggtgtagttttaggaggtgtcactTTCTTGTCTTGTCATTTGACATAagattgcttcttcttcatcacttgaagaggagcttgatgagTCATGATTATacgctcttcttgattttcctttcttctcatgcttcttgaagtttttcctctttttgttgggacattcagttttaatatgaccctgttcaccacatccaaagaatgtatatttgttagtgttaaactcagtaggtttcttgttatcatacctgttgaatgagtcacttttgttgtttctcttctttaggGACTTGCTGAATTTCTTAAACTGCAACCTAAATGTTTCCTCTTCACTCTCATCACTTGAGTATTGATAGTTTTTGTTCCCTGCAGCTTGACTTGATCCAGattcttcttttgtcataagacaaacctcttttctggattctgaagagaaagattcaacaaaagattcttctttgtccatcaaggcactccttggattcttatgatactcttcaagggtattccacatttctttggcagaactacattctgaaaccttgagcaattcattagaatcaagtgcagatacaatgatgttcatagctacacaatcaagatgttctctttcagaaaaaacattttcagatataggcatgagatagttatttgtaataacattccagatttttctatctatagattgaacaaagaatttcattcttatgcaccacaattcatatttcataccacaaaacaaaggtggtttgcttAAAcatgcaccttccccaaaagaaaacttttcagccatttaaaaaagatttaggatcaaaacttgaataactttcaagaaccaagctcttgatgccaattgttagaatatatggccttaaacaaaaggggggtgaattgtttaagagggattttcgcaatctttgaaggtataatgaaaatcaatgctgaattacagagaaagaaatcaaagaaacaaagaaccaaaactgtttcaagatgataccagaaaaacaatcggttgtttttatcagcagtttataaaaacaacttaaaaacagaatttaaagagttaagggtaagagataagcacgcaagcaatttatactggttcactcttacaccaagagctacatccagtccctagaaaccactgggtattccactatgcaatcaaaaccatattacaagcaccacacaccaaagtagtgaccttgaacccctcaagaaacacactacctttggcaaaccacaccaagaatgttgatcttgaacccgtcaagaacacacaacactccttcgcaacacaactacagaaatacagtaatcaaggaagaagggaatagaatacacctgggtattacaaagcttataGTTCATAAATACAACCCAATcatattccacacacttaagaatgatccaaagctctttcaaatcttggaaacaCTATTTTGATAAAATCTTTCTGTTACTttaagattaggagcgtaaaaccacctttatatagacccaccaagtggtcaaaagcatttaataaaggaaccaagttagttaggatcatttaaaacatattaaaaccgattaacagaattatgttaaggtttttaggaaaacaatcggttgttttgtcaaaacaatcgattgttttggtttgacagcaaagtcaaccatatttttcaaaaacagctaaggtaaaacaacctgttgttaggtaaaacaacctgttgaatttttgacagctttttagaaaacacatcttttcaaaaggttaaagattcaaatgaacttggatcatcataagaagtgaattaacaagtttcaaacaactagacaacacacacacccagcagcaaggtcttcaagctttcctcttggatttggagacatcaaagcatcttgttcaacagtGGAGTACCCGACTGATAAAGTAAACTGGTCGTTCCTCTTTTTCAACTTCTTAAACCAATGTTGCACTGATCGTGTCCTCTAAGACAACGAGGTAAACAATTATGAGCTCTGTGGCATTCGATTTTTCAATAGTTGGGGGAGACGCCAAGAAAACTTTCAATTGGAGGAAAATCCGTTCACACTCGTTCGTCCATTGGAACTTAGCTGCCTTGCATAGTAATTGCACGATGGGCTTGATTCTCTTTGTTAACCTTGGTATGAATCTAGAGAGGGTTGTAAGCCGCCCGAGCAGTctttgaattttcttgacattcttagggcTTCGAATCTCAGTGATCGCCATACATTTCTTAGGGTTTGCTTCTATGCCCCAAAGCCCCAAAgagtgagcataaaacccaaaaaattcctccttcaaccacgaatgcacacttgtcaggattgAGCCTCATGCCATAATCGTGAAGGGCTTGAAACACTCCCTGTAGATCTTTGATGTGTTGTTGGCATGAGTTGGATTTGACACAATGTCGTCCCCTTGAAAATGTAGTTCATCAGTCGTTGATAGGTGGCTCCTGCATTTTTAAGGCCAAACAACATGACTTCATAATAGAAGTTGTTACAGCAGTCATGAACGCTGTCTTTTCTTTGTCTCTCGGGTGCATCTAAATTTGGTTATATCTAGAATATGCATCTAAAAACTTAAAATGGTATGCCCGACTGTCCCATTGACCAAACGGTTAATGCTCGGTAGAGGATAAGAATATTTGGGACAAGTTTTGTTGAGATCGGTATAGTTAGTGCACATCCTCTTCTTGCCATTCGATTTTTTGACCATGATCACATTGGCCAACCATGTAGTGTAGTGTGCTTTTTTGATGAAGTCGGCTTTCACCAACTTCCCAGCCTCTTGTCATGCAACAACACATTTTTCTTCGCCCATTTTTTTTTTGGGCTACGGGTTTGGCTTCTTTGTAAATGGAGAGACAATGTGTCAAAACATCCGAGCTCACCCTAGGCATGTCGACAATTGtccaagaaaaaaaatcaacattatCAATCAAACTTTGGCTTACCAGCTTACTGTCGTCTGGTTTTAGAAAGGTTTTCATGTGTCGTATGCTCATCATCACGGAGGGGTAGAGGGCAAAAGTCCTCGTCAGGCTCAATACGAGCTTCATCGAGTTGAGGGTCAAGATCGACGAGGGCGACCATATCCTCTTTTGTCCTACTATCTCGGGATCGTTCCCTGTTGTTTCCCTGCACTTTGGACAACATCCCCTTCTTACCATAGACCGTCCGTGCGGTGAGCTCTTGTATAACCGACTGATCGATTCAACCTTCAATTTTGTGACATAACATTCACAAGTCATCTTTTGATCGACATGAACCATTACGATGTCACCGACTACCGATGGAAACTTCATCGCAAGGTGGGGAGTGGACACTATTGGCTGCATGCGGTTTATGGCCAAGCAATATACTATAAGAGGTATTTGCATTTACCAGAAGATACCTGATTTTTATTGTCTTGCAAATATACCTCTCTTCCCTGAACGTAGTGTACAAATCAATGAATCCTCTTATGTCCACTGCTCCCCGGAAAATCCAAGAATCTGTTCATCGTAAGGTTGGATTTCTGATTCTGGAATTCTCATTTTCTTGAAAGTCTTCCAGTACAAAATATCGACCGAGCTTCTCAGATCAACCAAAACCTTGGTGATGGAAaattttgttgaacaagatgctttgatgctTCAAATCTgtgtggaaagcttgaagaccatATTGTTATGTGTGAGTGTTATCTAGAATATTTtgacttgttaattcactccttgtATTGATCCAAgctcatttgaatctttatcacttttaaattttcttaaaagctgagaaattttaatgttatttttcaaatcaaCCAGATGAAAAAGATGTTACTCAAAGGGATGGAAACTAAGACCAgtttttcaacctgttgaattgtCGAAACAAATGGTTGTTTGAAACATAGTGATTTTCAAAATGATATGGaaaagtttttctttattttgtctttattgttaaactgaaacaaccggttatgataaaacaactggttatttttgtgaaaaccttaattaaaaatttatttcaatctgttgttttggaaaacaatctgttgtttttataacagaattttattaagagtttgaaattgtttttaaatgattccaacagCTTTTGATTTATGATCTAACAATTTTAATCACTTGCTTAAGTCTATATAAAGGTTGTTTGATATTCTTTTCAAGAACCTAAGAAAAAGATATTATTAAAAACGTTTTTCATGAGatcaagagctttggatcatcacttctgtgtggaataggattgagtCTTTGTACACTTTTGTTCTTCTACTTTGTAAATTCTAGGTGTATTCTATTATTTCACTTTGAACACTACATTTCTACGTGATTGGTGTAAGGCAATTTCAGAAAAGGGTTTCTAAAAACTGtggtgttgccaaggagtggtgtgtgttcttaaggggttcaaaatcatcactcttggtgtgtgtttgtaatataggtttgattacatagtgaattcccagtggttagctgaggactagatgtagctcttggttaagagtgagcAAGTGTAAACCTCTTTGTTTTAATCATTATTCTTTCTCTGTTGGTATAAAGAACTTGTTGTTTTgagaaaacaactggttgaatttCTGTAAAGAACATTAAAACTGAACTTTTATCTAATTGAACAGAAAAGCAATTGGTTGATTTTGCTTAAATTTTCACTCTACTTCAAAACTTTGCAAAAGTCTTGTGAAAAAAATTCACCCTTTCTTGTTTAGACCactatttctaaaaaaattatctatttcCACGGTGATGACCAAGGGTCGTCCTGGGCTGGGTCGATGGCAGTGAAGTCGTCATATGTGAAGGTTATTGGCGGCATCCTCGATCGGTTTTTGGTGGTTACCAAGTGCACCGACTGAATGGATCGAAGATGTTTTTTGCAGGCAGAATTGGAACATCCACCTCCAGTGAATCCTCCAACGATAGTATTCACTTGCCCCGTGGTGTATTTGAGGCCTCGGTTCTCAAGGGAAGGGCTTCTACGAATTCGTCCCTCACTCTAACCgaatttttttagtgaaagtGGTCCTATAATAATGTTGATGACCTCTCGGACACCGCATCTCGATCGATCGTTCGTCCGAGGACTTTCGATTTGTGGTCGAGTCCTACGTACAAGGCTCTCACTCCATCTCAGCTTGGCCGGACGCTGGTCATCATCAAAACGGCGTGATCCTTCTTGCCCATGTCATGTGTACTGTTCTTTTCGATCCTTAGGAGGATATCTTTCCCTTTGGGGGATCAATATGAGTTAGCGTTTGTATGAACAAACTTGCACAGGTGACCAACTTGGATAAGTTCTTTTATTTTGTCCTTCATCTCATGACATCCCTCAGTTGTATGGTCGAAGTTGCGGTGGTATTGACAATGTTTAGACATATCAACATTCCTTGAACTCTATGACTAGTTTAGGGTCGGGATTAGTTTGGCTTGTGTGCCTCATCCAGAATTTTACCCCTTGCAACATTCAATTGGGTGTAAGTAAAAAATCGAGGTCCTCGATTTTCTCTGAACCTGTTTGACTAACTAGAGGTAGGTCAATTTCCTTTGTCCTTCTCCCTTCCTTTATCTCCTCCATTCTTAGATCGAACGCTTTTGTGGTAATCGGTCAACTCCTCTATCTGCATGAACTTAGTTGCTCGATTCCTCAATTCATCAAGATTTGTGGCTGGTCTCTTAATCAAACTTTCGGTAAACCGATCGGGTCGGATTGTTGAGACTAGGTGATGATGCATGGCTATCTCTGACATGAGATTTCAGATTCCCATACAAACTTTATTGAATCTCTCCAAGAATGTCCACAATGATTCCCCCTTTTCATGCTTTACATTAAGGAGTGCCATGGACGACATATGATGCGGTCAGTTAGTCGCATATTGAGTGGTAAATTTAGCCGCCAATGCTTTAAACCTATCCAATAAATTCGGTGGGGAGTCAGGTGAACCAACTAAGCGCCCTTTTTTGGAGAGAGGTGGGGAAAACCTTGCACCACACGACTTTATTTGTCATGTGGAGGTTCATCTACGTCTTGAAAATGTTCAGGTGCTCGTCCGGATATGTGGAACCGTCATAAAGCCTGATAGTCTGTCCCTTCCATTTGGAAGGGAATTGAGCTTCCATTATTTCATCTGTAAAAGGATGCCCTTTCGGATACTCATCGTCATCGGTCGGTTGGGATCACTCGATTTGCCTAGAACTCTGATGAGTTTGCGTTCGAGATTGCTCTTCTTGTTCAGGTCCATTGAGTCGTTCCTTCAATTCTTTAGTCTTCTCCTTGAGAAGGCACACCTCTTCTTCATTCTGTCCCTGATCTTCAATGCCTTTTTGTCGCATCTCCTCGACTTGTGCTTGAAGTGTTTGGATTAGGGTGATCTACTCCTCTATGGCCCGATCATGGTTGACAATGTTCCTTGTTGACACCATTGTTGCTAGTTTGGAATTGATGCTGAAATTGACTACCATCTCGGCCCCACGGGGGCTGCCAATTGTACATATATAGCCAAAGAGGACCTGGATAGTACCTGAGGCTGGTCGTACAATTGCTGACGTGTTGGTGATCCTCTGGTTCTTTCCTTCAAGTCTCCTAACACAAGTTGGTGCTCGATCAGGGTTGACCTGAAAAAGgtactctgacgatcaagtaagtactccGTGTGAAAAGTGTATATTGGTAATTGATAAAAGTGTACCTTACACCTCCACATAGGGTCTATTTATAGTGTTGATCATGGACCCTTGTTATAATGGGCCAGATTTTAGTTATTCACTGATGTGTATCGTGAACCCTGATTAATAGGGAGATATATTGGTATATAGGTATGTTGGAATATTTGAAGAATATTTGTGTCATCTTTCAGTTAATCAATTTTTAGCTAATTTGTCGGAGATACTTTTCATGTATTCCAAGATACGAATTATAACTCATTAAGTGCTATTGTAACTATCATTAGTGTCATTTATTGCATGTTTTGAGGTGTCATTTGACTTGGACTGTCAGTCACCTAAATCGAGACTGGCTCGTCTGGTACCAACTGGTACAATAAGATTTATACTATAATATTTGGCAAGAATAAAACTTTAACAAACTAATGAATCAGATGGTAACTATACATCAAAATCATTGGAATTGAAAAAACtgttaaaacatttttaataaaaattaaaaaatgatgtATTTGAGACTGTGCATATACAATCCAAAATACGTGATTCTCCATTGCACAATCCAAAATATACTAAATATATTCTGAATTGtacttctaaaaatattttttatattttataaaataatttttaaaaaaaagatttaCAGATTATATGGAAATGACTTTTTAGATTATGAGAGTGGACAACGTAACTTCCGTCGGTATCGTTCTAAGTGGgcctaatttaattttttatcctaatcaaattaattacccgtttttcttttgttactttttaactcaattttgtgtttcactttttaaattctgtttaaGACAGCCTATTTTGGACCCATTTAATTGTTCATATAATTAAACTACTGTAATTAAGAAATTATTAACTTAAAAAcgaatagaaaataaatactaaaacgTTCCCAGCATCCACCTTGTTACTATTCAGTAAAGGTCTCCTATAAACTCAATATTTCAGTGagttacaaataaaaaatgaaaagaatagCTTATTTCTATAAAATATGGGGAAAATATGAAGTTGAAACAGTGCTTCCATTTACAATAGTATCAATGGCGAAGTCTAGAGAGGAGAAAAAAGCATGCTGAGGAAGTGAGAACTGAAGCAGCAAAGCAAGCAAGATCAAATCCTGTAACTAAGGGAATGTCCTTGAACTTCTCTAACACTCCAACTTGGAGAATCATCATCATTGCATGCCCAATCTTCAACTTTGCCTCCCCAATTGATTGCATCCCTAACCACCCAGGGGGTGACTGAAACTTCATTCCACCAACCATATTCATTATCAATGTCTTGTGTTTTATAGTCTCATTAAGATAATGATCAAGTTCCAAAAATGAATGCAtgtgtgttatatatatataccttcaTAAGCAAGTTTGATCCACAAAGAGGTGCTTCTGTTTCTTTACTAGTTGTGTTTGATCTCACAAACAGGACGTACATTCCCACCCCAAATATCAGCAATGCAGTTCCCACCAGAAACGCGTCTgcacaacactttcaattaataACTGTCATAGAGAAATTGTATCTATACAACAACCTTGTATATTTCTTTTCAAGTTCATGGTGGTTGACAAACCTATGGCTTCAATGAGTAGATGCATCAGATGTGTTTGATCCAAACTTTGAGATAACATATGGAAATAATGCGCGTATGACTCCATAACAAGAAGGCAGCCCTGTAATATTGCAAAGCCATGCATGCACATTTCTTCATAAGACTTTTCTTTCTTGTCTtcaaataacaaaaacaaaaggaaagaaaaacagtGCACAAagcttcatatatatatatatacctcaACAAAACACAGTACCGATCCAAGTAAAGATCCTGCAACAGCGAACAAAGTAAAGAATCTGCAATCGACTATTGCCTGCACCACGGAAAGTTGTATTAACAATAATCACATATATCTTGTGTACACACTGAACCTTTCcttaaaaagaaatagaaaaatgatTCTTTAAAACAAAACACTCCCACCTTAATCAGTTGTGAAATGAGAATAATTCCATGTgatatacataataaaaaataaatttgtaattaaatagtataaaaaaatattaaaataataatattaaaattcgTAAGGTGGTTATATAAAAATCTTGGTTTTGAATGTATCATTCCCTCTTGTAATAAGGACATGCATGTGCACATAACTTAATCACAAAATTTATTCATTAGTGAGTtaataagaacaaaataaataaggagaaaataatatatatttacctTTTCAATTTGCATCTGCGGTTGTAAATTGCTTGGTTTTGTCCTTTTGACAATAGCGCGAAAAAGAAGCAGAATGGCAGTAAGAATACTAGCGAAGAAAGCAGCAAAATCTGGGAGTCCTTGTTGAAGCAATGGTTGTGATGTGGTTATGTGGTCGGTGGTAGCCATGGTTGCTTTCATGGTTACTGGTGGTTTCCTTTCTCCTTTAGCAGGAGCCCTGTTAAGATCTCCATTCAAACTTGCCCTGCAATGGAGCCGTACACATTTGATGTacaaagaatgagaagaaggaggaggaggaggaggaaattGAATTGGCCTAGAGTTACGCAGCAATATTCTAGTGGTTGCCATTGAATTGAATTGAGTTTGGTGGAAAATTGGTATTAGAATTTTATGGCACACGAGAGTGTCTTAATAGATACCACCAATATATATGCATGCACGATGCACATGAATTGGAGGCGAAGATTCGAGGCATATTTTGGGTCACTTTGGACACATGCAGAACTTTTGAACGGCAGACTAAGAAACTTACTAAGCCAATACGCGCATGCCAATTTTGCGTTTCCACTTTCCAGAACGTGTGGGTCCCGTTGTGTTTTGCATCGAACACGTGtatcattagtttttttttaagatatttaatTTCTAGATGCCAAACAtgattttagattaaaaaacaTATCACATTTCACAGTCCATCTTTTATTAAGATCAGATATTAAAAGTAGATTTAACAGTACAAAAAAACTTTTTTAGCTATATTCTTTAAAGTCAAGTGCTTATAAACCTCATTATAATTTTGTAAGAGATTTCGAAGTATCGgcaattttcaaattaaaagcaATGATATATTCATAGTTTTTGTTATATAATCATTGTTGATTTGTTTTCTATAAAAATTGCTTTAAAAATGTACCCGTG
The sequence above is a segment of the Phaseolus vulgaris cultivar G19833 chromosome 2, P. vulgaris v2.0, whole genome shotgun sequence genome. Coding sequences within it:
- the LOC137810911 gene encoding uncharacterized protein isoform X1 codes for the protein MATTRILLRNSRPIQFPPPPPPSSHSLYIKCVRLHCRASLNGDLNRAPAKGERKPPVTMKATMATTDHITTSQPLLQQGLPDFAAFFASILTAILLLFRAIVKRTKPSNLQPQMQIEKAIVDCRFFTLFAVAGSLLGSVLCFVEGCLLVMESYAHYFHMLSQSLDQTHLMHLLIEAIDAFLVGTALLIFGVGMYVLFVRSNTTSKETEAPLCGSNLLMKFQSPPGWLGMQSIGEAKLKIGHAMMMILQVGVLEKFKDIPLVTGFDLACFAASVLTSSACFFLLSRLRH
- the LOC137810911 gene encoding uncharacterized protein isoform X2 — encoded protein: MATTRILLRNSRPIQFPPPPPPSSHSLYIKCVRLHCRASLNGDLNRAPAKGERKPPVTMKATMATTDHITTSQPLLQQGLPDFAAFFASILTAILLLFRAIVKRTKPSNLQPQMQIEKAIVDCRFFTLFAVAGSLLGSVLCFVEGCLLVMESYAHYFHMLSQSLDQTHLMHLLIEAIDAFLVGTALLIFGVGMYVLFVRSNTTSKETEAPLCGSNLLMKSPPGWLGMQSIGEAKLKIGHAMMMILQVGVLEKFKDIPLVTGFDLACFAASVLTSSACFFLLSRLRH